The following coding sequences lie in one candidate division KSB1 bacterium genomic window:
- a CDS encoding DUF2892 domain-containing protein has product MKANVGGADRVIRIVLGLAIIAAGLYFKNWLGVIGVVPLLTAVFRFCPAYVPFKISTAEKK; this is encoded by the coding sequence ATGAAGGCTAATGTCGGAGGTGCGGATCGTGTCATCCGTATCGTGCTCGGTCTTGCAATCATTGCAGCCGGGCTCTATTTCAAAAATTGGCTGGGCGTCATTGGCGTTGTTCCGTTGCTGACCGCAGTGTTTAGATTTTGCCCGGCGTATGTGCCGTTCAAAATCAGCACAGCAGAAAAAAAGTGA
- a CDS encoding DUF5777 family beta-barrel protein, producing MGKRIIGIAVVLSCTVTAQTPSWQRRAPETRPLELFHALHVSMLPTAQTLQKGDLEFEVSHRFIPTIDSGADSFYGIDGPANIRLALDYAATDRLLVTVGRTNVQDNMELQIKYKALQFRHDRFPVLVSLRGGSAYNSEIFAPVKSSGRRWQFYGQLVANTLVGEKLGIGVVPSYLYNSHIFCCDPQYSFTLGSYVQYYASPHWSVFAEWNPTVSGWRKTYDSFSLGLELETGGHFFKIILTNNDKLNSSLFLAGADRDFWSGDMRFGFMITRLIKL from the coding sequence ATGGGCAAACGGATCATCGGTATTGCGGTAGTGCTCAGTTGTACTGTTACGGCGCAGACGCCCAGTTGGCAGCGCCGCGCGCCTGAAACGCGTCCGCTCGAGTTGTTTCACGCTCTGCACGTGTCGATGCTGCCGACCGCTCAGACTTTACAAAAAGGGGATTTGGAATTCGAAGTATCGCATCGATTCATTCCCACCATCGACAGCGGAGCCGACTCTTTTTACGGAATCGACGGTCCGGCCAATATTCGTCTGGCCCTCGACTATGCGGCAACCGATCGCCTGCTGGTAACGGTCGGTCGTACCAATGTTCAGGACAATATGGAGCTGCAGATTAAATACAAAGCGCTGCAATTCCGCCACGACCGTTTTCCCGTATTGGTTTCTTTGCGCGGCGGATCGGCCTATAATAGTGAAATTTTCGCTCCGGTCAAAAGCAGCGGCCGACGTTGGCAGTTCTACGGCCAATTGGTCGCCAACACTCTTGTCGGCGAAAAATTGGGCATCGGCGTGGTGCCGAGCTATCTTTACAATTCACACATTTTCTGCTGTGATCCGCAGTACAGCTTTACACTCGGTTCTTACGTGCAGTATTATGCCTCGCCGCATTGGAGCGTTTTTGCGGAATGGAATCCGACGGTCAGCGGCTGGCGCAAAACTTATGACTCTTTCTCCCTGGGTCTGGAATTGGAAACCGGCGGACATTTCTTTAAAATAATTTTAACCAACAATGACAAGCTGAACAGTTCTCTGTTTTTAGCCGGAGCTGATCGCGACTTTTGGTCCGGCGACATGCGTTTCGGTTTTATGATTACACGTTTGATCAAATTATAG
- a CDS encoding YceI family protein, producing MKHFIFSALLIAAVVTAQEYHVDRRAENLVKFTSDAPMEKIVGTTKAIDGYVLLQPIDGKQSGEFYFEVDLATLDTGIGLRNRHMRDNYLETKRYPFAVYKGRIIEAEETADGYRVKTQGIFDLHGVQKEMTIDGRVTATDKGYRAESRFEIALADFKIERPQLMLLKVGEVVQVEVVFYVVPAK from the coding sequence ATGAAACATTTCATTTTCAGCGCATTATTAATCGCCGCAGTTGTAACCGCTCAAGAGTACCACGTCGATCGGAGAGCAGAAAATTTGGTCAAATTTACCTCCGATGCGCCGATGGAAAAGATCGTCGGCACGACAAAGGCAATCGACGGTTATGTTTTGCTTCAGCCGATCGATGGTAAGCAGAGCGGCGAGTTTTACTTCGAAGTCGATTTGGCGACGCTTGATACCGGCATCGGTCTACGCAATCGCCACATGCGCGACAACTATTTGGAAACCAAGCGCTATCCCTTTGCAGTCTATAAAGGCAGGATCATCGAAGCAGAAGAAACGGCGGACGGATACCGCGTCAAGACGCAGGGAATCTTTGATCTTCACGGCGTTCAGAAAGAAATGACTATAGACGGGCGCGTGACCGCAACCGATAAGGGGTATCGTGCCGAAAGCCGTTTCGAGATCGCCTTGGCGGATTTCAAGATCGAAAGGCCGCAACTGATGCTGTTAAAAGTAGGGGAGGTCGTACAGGTCGAGGTAGTTTTTTACGTCGTACCAGCCAAGTGA
- a CDS encoding peptidyl-prolyl cis-trans isomerase, translated as MKKLLVLIVGLAVTSLIDMGCGGKKEEKGSSLGLKPPTAAKAPAEPKTEPKAEKKKEPEGQIHAAHILIMYRGAYRAPAYIQRSKEEARATAEDLLKRLHDGADFAELARMYSDCPSAKRGGDLGYFGKGQMVKEFEDAAFALKKGKLSGVVETPFGFHIIKRL; from the coding sequence ATGAAAAAACTGCTCGTTCTCATTGTGGGCTTGGCCGTGACAAGTTTGATCGACATGGGGTGCGGCGGTAAAAAAGAGGAAAAAGGTTCTTCATTGGGCCTAAAGCCTCCGACAGCCGCGAAAGCGCCGGCAGAGCCGAAAACTGAGCCGAAAGCCGAGAAAAAGAAAGAGCCGGAAGGACAAATACATGCCGCGCATATTTTAATTATGTATCGCGGAGCCTACCGCGCTCCCGCTTACATTCAGCGCAGTAAAGAGGAAGCGCGGGCGACAGCCGAGGATTTGCTGAAACGCCTGCACGACGGCGCCGACTTTGCCGAACTGGCGCGGATGTATTCAGACTGTCCCAGCGCCAAGCGCGGCGGCGATCTAGGCTACTTTGGCAAGGGGCAGATGGTCAAGGAATTCGAAGATGCCGCTTTTGCGCTCAAAAAGGGCAAACTTAGCGGCGTGGTCGAAACGCCCTTCGGCTTTCACATTATAAAGCGTTTGTAA
- a CDS encoding Gfo/Idh/MocA family oxidoreductase produces the protein MREINRRRFLQTAGASVLAASSYSRVIGANERLAVAVIGCGRMGQHNISVMKGTGLADVVAVCDVYEPNLQEGLRLAGKAKGFRDFRRILDDLSIDAVVIATPDHWHALMTTLACEAGKDVFVEKPASRTIAEGRRMVQVARRTGRIVQVGTMQRSSPVFQNVVKIVQSGALGKISLVRTWFVYNYYPEGIGAPADSDPPPNLDWDLWLGPAPYRPFNWNRFGVGDRWSTFRYFWDYAGGMMTDWGVHLLDIVLWAMKAKAPRAVTAVGGKFCLNDNRETPDTLTATFQFDDFIAEFTNTEANGRGIDGQGYGIEFYGTNAALLCDRGGYRIFPQEGGRFDRGAMPEGLPLKYTSGDAGNDAHARNFIDAVKTRTLPISDIEIGHRSTSISILGNIAYRTGERLIWDAEAERVTNSEKANALLEEPYRSPWKLPEA, from the coding sequence ATGAGGGAAATAAATCGCAGACGCTTTTTGCAAACAGCAGGGGCTTCCGTTTTGGCGGCTTCCAGCTACAGCCGTGTGATCGGCGCCAATGAGAGACTTGCCGTAGCGGTCATCGGCTGCGGCCGCATGGGACAACACAATATCAGCGTCATGAAAGGCACCGGTCTTGCGGATGTCGTCGCAGTATGCGACGTTTATGAGCCCAATCTCCAGGAAGGCCTTAGACTTGCCGGAAAAGCCAAGGGATTTCGAGATTTTCGCCGCATTTTAGACGATCTTTCTATCGATGCGGTGGTGATCGCGACGCCCGATCATTGGCACGCGCTGATGACGACCTTGGCCTGCGAAGCCGGCAAGGATGTGTTTGTGGAAAAACCCGCCTCGCGAACCATAGCCGAAGGACGGCGCATGGTGCAGGTGGCGAGGCGCACCGGCCGCATCGTGCAGGTCGGCACCATGCAGCGGTCGTCGCCGGTCTTTCAAAACGTCGTCAAGATTGTGCAGAGCGGGGCCCTGGGGAAGATCAGCCTTGTGCGCACCTGGTTTGTCTATAACTATTATCCCGAAGGCATTGGGGCGCCGGCAGACTCTGATCCGCCTCCGAATCTTGACTGGGATCTGTGGCTGGGCCCGGCGCCTTATCGGCCGTTCAACTGGAACCGTTTCGGCGTCGGCGACCGCTGGTCGACCTTTCGTTATTTCTGGGACTATGCCGGCGGCATGATGACCGATTGGGGCGTGCATCTTTTGGATATCGTTCTCTGGGCGATGAAAGCAAAAGCGCCGCGTGCCGTGACCGCCGTCGGCGGCAAGTTCTGCCTGAACGACAATCGGGAAACGCCGGATACCCTGACGGCGACTTTTCAATTCGATGATTTCATTGCCGAGTTCACCAACACGGAGGCTAACGGTCGCGGCATCGACGGTCAAGGCTACGGCATAGAATTTTACGGCACTAACGCCGCGCTGCTTTGCGACCGCGGCGGCTATCGTATCTTTCCACAGGAGGGCGGGCGTTTCGACCGCGGCGCCATGCCGGAAGGGCTGCCGCTGAAATATACCTCCGGCGACGCCGGCAACGACGCTCATGCCAGGAATTTCATCGATGCCGTCAAAACGCGCACACTGCCCATTTCGGACATCGAAATCGGGCATCGTTCCACCTCAATCAGTATTCTGGGGAATATTGCCTATCGGACCGGAGAGCGGCTCATCTGGGATGCGGAGGCGGAGAGGGTCACAAACAGCGAAAAAGCAAACGCTCTTTTAGAGGAGCCTTATCGCAGCCCTTGGAAGCTCCCTGAAGCATAA